In one Drosophila pseudoobscura strain MV-25-SWS-2005 chromosome X, UCI_Dpse_MV25, whole genome shotgun sequence genomic region, the following are encoded:
- the LOC4815188 gene encoding probable methylmalonate-semialdehyde/malonate-semialdehyde dehydrogenase [acylating], mitochondrial, whose translation MAFLRAIGAEARYLTQRAYSSAAPTTKLFIDGKFVESKTKEWIDVHDPATNKVVTRVPKATQDEMQTALESNKKAFRSWSNQSILTRQAVMFKLQALIKENMGELAKNITKEQGKTLADAEGDVLRGLQVVEHCCSIPSLQMGETVANVARDMDTYSLVMPLGVTAGIAPFNFPAMIPLWMFPVAITTGNTMLLKPSERVPGATMLLMELLNEAGCPPGVVNVIHGQHDAVNFICDAPAIKAVSFVGSDQAGKYIYERAGKNGKRVQSNMGAKNHGVILSDANKENTLNQLAGAAFGAAGQRCMALSTAVFVGDAQGWIPDLVERAQKLKVNAGHVPGTDVGPVISAASRQRINDLIESGVKEGAKLILDGRKISVPGFEDGYFVGPTILSDVTPSMKCYTEEIFGPVLVILKADNLDDAIDIVNANPYGNGTAVFTTNGAAARKFVNEIDAGQVGVNVPIPVPLPMFSFTGTRGSFRGDHHFYGKQGIKFYTQTKTVTQLWRETDVNHTQAAVAMPTMK comes from the exons ATGGCCTTCCTGCGTGCAATCGGTGCTGAG GCCCGCTACCTGACACAGCGCGCCTACTCCTCGGCCGCGCCCACCACCAAGCTGTTCATCGATGGAAAATTCGTAGAGTCCAAAACGAAGGAATGGATCGATGTGCACGATCCGGCCACAAACAAGGTGGTGACGCGTGTGCCGAAGGCCACACAGGATGAGATGCAAACGGCGCTGGAGTCGAACAAGAAGGCATTCCGGTCGTGGAGCAACCAGTCGATCCTGACCCGTCAGGCGGTCATGTTTAAGCTGCAGGCTTTGATCAAGGAAAACATGGGCGAGCTAGCCAAGAACATCACCAAGGAGCAGGGCAAGACCCTGGCCGATGCTGAGGGCGATGTTCTGCGCGGACTCCAGGTGGTGGAGCACTGCTGCAGcattccctccctgcagatGGGCGAGACGGTGGCCAATGTGGCACGCGACATGGATACATACTCGCTGGTGATGCCTTTGGGTGTTACCGCCGGCATTGCTCCCTTCAACTTCCCCGCCATGATTCCTCTGTGGATGTTCCCCGTGGCCATCACCACCGGCAACACGATGCTGCTAAAGCCCTCTGAGCGAGTGCCGGGAGCCACCATGCTTCTGATGGAGCTGCTCAACGAGGCCGGCTGCCCACCGGGCGTGGTCAACGTGATTCACGGCCAGCACGATGCAGTCAACTTCATCTGCGATGCCCCCGCCATCAAGGCCGTTTCCTTTGTGGGCTCCGACCAGGCCGGCAAGTACATCTACGAGCGCGCTGGCAAGAACGGCAAGCGTGTGCAGAGCAACATGGGCGCCAAGAACCACGGCGTGATCCTGTCCGATGCCAACAAGGAGAACACCCTGAACCAATTGGCGGGCGCCGCCTTTGGTGCTGCTGGTCAGCGCTGCATGGCTCTGTCCACGGCTGTGTTTGTGGGCGATGCCCAGGGCTGGATTCCCGATCTGGTGGAGCGTGCCCAGAAGCTGAAGGTGAATGCCGGCCATGTGCCCGGCACCGATGTGGGACCCGTTATCAGTGCCGCTAGTCGCCAGCGCATTAATGACCTCATCGAATCCGGAGTGAAGGAGGGCGCCAAGCTCATCCTCGACGGGCGCAAGATCAGCGTACCCGGCTTTGAGGATGGCTACTTTGTGGGACCCACCATCCTGAGCGATGTCACCCCCAGCATGAAGTGCTACACTGAGGAGATCTTTGGCCCCGTCCTGGTGATCCTCAAGGCCGACAATCTGGACGATGCCATCGACATTGTGAACGCCAATCCCTATGGCAACGGTACCGCCGTCTTCACCACCAACGGTGCGGCTGCCCGTAAGTTTGTCAACGAGATCGATGCCGGCCAGGTCGGTGTCAACGTCCCTATTcccgtgcccctgcccatgTTCTCCTTCACCGGCACACGTGGCTCCTTCCGCGGCGACCATCACTTCTACGGCAAACAGGGCATCAAGTTCTACACCCAGACCAAGACCGTCACCCAGTTGTGGCGCGAGACCGACGTGAACCACACCCAGGCAGCCGTGGCCATGCCCACGATGAAGTAG
- the LOC4815091 gene encoding ATP-binding cassette sub-family B member 10, mitochondrial yields the protein MILHCTRLTQGTQSLLFSKIIRSGNALNSYNSLTRPLLRRFHCNLRPPPGVPQQAKQRKPILSLWSSSACAGVGSCVPSLRRGLAQGGKVLVKNVKSVPAQARLKMGKSEFGRLLNLVASEKWVLLAGIACLVVSSAITMSVPFFLGKVIDLVFNKSGLNKRALEGLQQFSLLLFGIFVLGGLANFARVYLFGNAALRIVRLLRSRLYRSMLMQEVGWFDTKGTGELVNRLSNDTYMVGNSLSQNVSDGLRSLAMIAVGSGMMIYTSPQLAMVSALVVPAMAGMAIVYGRYVRRITRTELDKYAEIMKYAEERFGNVKTVKTFCREQQEVIAFDEKLNEALKIGYKETRARSIFFGLTGFSGNFIIISVLYYGGTLVLENSLTIGALTSFMLYAGYVAVSMNGLSNFYSLLNKGIGASERIWEILDRKCSIPLDVGLLPTSKPVGDVGFHGVNFSFPTRPDSFVLKDFSLNLTPGQTTAIVGRSGAGKTTIGLLLLRLYDPQGGSITMDGMDLRTINPQWLRNNVGAVSQEPVLFSGTIRENILYGVNPGEDQSEELLQRVVEEANIGQFTSKLPDGLDTLVGQRGMMLSGGQKQRVAIARALIKNPTILLLDEATSALDAVSEQLVQNALDRLIKGRTVLTIAHRLSTIRNADNIAVLDGGRIVEQGTYDILMRMEEGAFRELVATQAFGSHPS from the exons ATGATACTGCACTGTACAAGGCTGACACAGGGCACACAAAGCCTACTATTCTCAAAAATCATCAGATCAGGAAATGCTCTGAATTCATATAATTCACTGACGAGACCGCTGTTACGACGATTTCACTGCAATCTCCGACCACCGCCTGGAGTACCACAGCAAGCGAAACAGAGAAAACCAATCCTGAGCTTGTGGAGTAGCAGTGCCTGTGCCGGTGTTGGCTCCTGTGTCCCGAGCCTGCGACGTGGCCTGGCACAAGGCGGAAAGGTGTTAGTCAAAAATGTCAAATCTGTCCCGGCGCAGGCCCGTCTTAAAATGGGCAAGTCGGAGTTTGGGCGTCTGCTCAATTTGGTCGCGTCGGAGAAATGGGTGCTCCTAG cGGGAATCGCCTGTCTAGTGGTCTCCTCGGCCATCACCATGTCCGTGCCGTTCTTTCTGGGGAAGGTCATCGATTTGGTGTTCAACAAAAGTGGCCTGAATAAAAGGGCCCTTGAAGGTCTTCAACAGTTCTCCTTATTGCTCTTCGGTATCTTCGTTCTGGGCGGTCTGGCGAACTTTGCGCGTGTCTATCTTTTTGGCAATGCCG CTCTGCGCATTGTGCGTCTGCTCCGCTCGCGCCTGTACCGATCGATGCTCATGCAGGAAGTGGGCTGGTTCGACACGAAGGGCACCGGGGAGCTGGTCAACCGACTGAGCAACGACACCTACATGGTGGGCAACTCGCTGAGCCAGAATGTCTCCGATGGCCTGCGCTCCTTGGCCATGATTGCCGTCGGCAGCGGCATGATG ATTTACACGTCGCCACAGCTAGCCATGGTCAGTGCGCTGGTTGTGCCGGCTATGGCTGGCATGGCCATTGTTTATGGACGCTATGTTCGACGCATTACTAGAACGGAGCTGGACAAGTACGCGGAGATAATGAAGTACGCGGAAGAGCGATTCGGCAATGTGAAGACGGTGAAAACGTTCTGCAGGGAGCAACAGGAAGTGATCGCCTTCGATGAGAAGCTGAACGAGGCTCTGAAGATTGGCTACAAGGAGACACGGGCCAGATCCATTTTCTTTGGCCTG ACGGGATTCTCGGGAAACTTCATCATCATATCGGTGCTTTACTATGGCGGGACCCTGGTACTTGAAAATTCGCTCACCATCGGCGCCCTCACCTCCTTCATGCTGTATGCCGGCTACGTGGCCGTGTCCATGAACGGCCTGTCAAATTTCTACAGTCTGCTGAACAAGGGGATTGGCGCCTCGGAGCGCATTTGGGAAATTCTCGATCGGAAGTGCAGCATACCCCTTGATGTGGGACTTCTTCCGACCTCGAAGCCTGTTGGCGATGTCGGTTTCCACGGTGTCAACTTCAGCTTCCCCACGCGACCCGACAGCTTCGTACTCAAGGACTTCTCGCTGAACCTGACGCCCGGCCAGACTACAGCCATTGTTGGTCGATCCGGAGCGGGTAAGACGACGATaggcctgctgctgttgcgacTGTACGATCCCCAGGGGGGGAGTATCACGATGGATGGAATGGATCTGCGCACCATCAATCCCCAGTGGCTGCGCAACAATGTGGGCGCTGTCAGCCAAGAGCCGGTGCTGTTCTCCGGCACCATACGGGAGAACATTCTGTACGGCGTGAATCCCGGCGAGGACCAAAGCGAGGAGCTGCTTCAACGCGTGGTTGAGGAAGCGAATATCGGACAATTTACCAGCAAATTGCCCGATGGCCTGGACACGCTTGTGGGCCAGCGCGGCATGATGCTCAGCGGTGGCCAGAAGCAGCGTGTGGCCATTGCCCGGGCTTTGATAAAG AATCCCACCATACTACTGCTGGACGAGGCGACCAGTGCATTGGACGCCGTCTCCGAGCAGCTTGTGCAGAATGCCCTAGACCGACTTATCAAGGGCCGCACCGTGCTGACAATTGCCCACCGTCTGAGCACGATCCGGAATGCGGACAATATTGCTGTGCTGGATGGAGGTCGTATCGTGGAACAGGGCACCTACGACATCCTGATGCGCATGGAGGAGGGTGCCTTTCGGGAGCTGGTGGCCACCCAGGCGTTTGGGAGTCATCCCTCGTGA